A stretch of the Alosa alosa isolate M-15738 ecotype Scorff River chromosome 16, AALO_Geno_1.1, whole genome shotgun sequence genome encodes the following:
- the hepacama gene encoding hepatic and glial cell adhesion molecule a — MKAEREASSRLTHTPAVLHTVSLLLFSLAGGVEGVNITSQLPVVRGVLGGSALLSVSYTSSSSDRPVIKWQLKRDKPITVVQSIGTDVIGSLRAEYRDRIQVFENGSLQVHNLQQSDEGAYEVEISITDDTFTGEKHINLTVDVPVSRPYVHMVASSVLELSELFTLNCSHQTGTKASYSWTKGGKSLANDTRLLLSHDQRLLTIMRVLMSDDDVYSCNVENPISTMRSAPVKLTVYRRSSLYIILSTGGIFLLITLVTVCACWKPSKKKKKQRRLRQAAEERISNHEVDVVPRRSERRKPMALYVLNESEYAEDELDTSCGVHPCDPSSLPGYHGTLSSASQVPDSLPQSTRKYPRTPVPSPSPPPHSNPPSAPGSPPQLRGTGHKLRSPVVTPPPPNTEEPPLTTQDTTTHNHL; from the exons gtggtgtGGAGGGTGTGAACATCACCAGCCAGTTGCCTGTGGTGCGGGGGGTGCTGGGGGGGTCGGCCCTGCTCTCTGTCAGCTACACCAGCTCCAGCTCCGACCGGCCAGTCATCAAGTGGCAGCTCAAGCGGGACAAGCCCATCACCGTGGTCCAGTCCATCGGCACCGACGTCATCGGCAGCCTGCGGGCGGAGTACCGCGACCGGATCCAGGTGTTTGAGAACGGGTCGCTGCAGGTACACAACCTACAACAGTCAGACGAGGGGGCATACGAGGTGGAGATCTCCATCACTGATGACACCTTCACCGGGGAGAAACATATCAACCTTACTGTGGACG TGCCGGTGTCCCGGCCATACGTGCACATGGTGGCCTCGTCCGTTCTGGAGCTGAGTGAGCTCTTCACCCTCAACTGCTCCCACCAGACCGGCACCAAAGCCTCTTACAGCTGGACCAAGGGCGGCAAGTCACTGGCCAATGACACGCGTCTGCTTCTGTCACATGACCAGCGGCTGCTGACCATCATGCGGGTGCTGATGTCCGATGACGACGTGTACAGCTGCAATGTGGAGAACCCAATCAGCACCATGAGGAGCGCACCTGTGAAACTTACTGTCTacc GTCGCAGTTCGCTATACATCATTCTGTCCACCGGGGGCATTTTCCTGCTCATCACCctggtgactgtgtgtgcctgctggaAGCCTTCCAAAAA AAAGAAGAAGCAGAGGAGGCTAAGACAGGCTGCTGAAGAGAGGATCAGTAATCACGAAG TGGACGTAGTGCCCAGGAGGAGTGAGAGGCGGAAGCCCATGGCCCTGTACGTCCTCAACGAGTCG GAGTATGCTGAGGATGAGCTGGACACCAGCTGTGGCGTTCACCCCTGCGACCCCTCCAGTCTCCCTGGTTACCACGGCACCCTCTCTTCCGCCTCTCAGGTTCCCGACTCCTTGCCCCAGTCCACCAGGAAGTACCCCCGCACCCCTgtgccctctccctccccccccccccacagcaACCCCCCCTCTGCTCCCGGCTCGCCCCCCCAGCTCAGAGGAACGGGGCACAAGTTGCGCTCCCCTGTGGTTACCCCCCCGCCCCCTAACACCGAGGAGCCCCCCCTTACTACCCAGGACACAACCACTCATAACCACCTATGA